ATTTGTGACATACGGCTTTAACTTACCTGTGTATTTGACCTGAAACCTAGTCACACACACTGATGTGTTGCATGGTGCAAACGATGAACAGCTAAGACAGTATTATGGGCCTGTTGTTGAAAAGCTgggaaagtgtgtgtgtgtgtgtgtgcgtgcgtgcgtgcgtgcgtgcgtgtgtgtgtgtgtgtgtgtctctgtgtgtctctgtgtctgtgtgtgtctgtgtgtgtctgtgtgtgtctgtctgtgtgtctgtgtgtctgtgtgtgtctgtctgtgtgtctgtgtctgtgtctgtgtgtgtgtctgcgtgtctgtgtgtctgtgtctgtgtctgtgtgtctgtgtgtctgtgtgtctgtgtgtgtgtgaacaaTGCATTTGAACTGTTCATAAAAATTAGGCTTTGGAGCAAAGGCACCTTCAAAGAAATAAGTTTACCGGAAATTTAGGACAGCCACATTTTTTGTCTGTATCccaggttttggggttttttttgcagctttgtACAGAAAAGCTAATGCCAATTTGCACTGTTGGAGCAGGTGTCCTAGACTACTGCCACTGACCCCCCAATCCAAGGAAGGGTAGTGGCAGGCTGGTGTGGGTGCCCATACCCTCTTGCAGGCTAACAGGAccaggaaaaggcaaaaagcctGGGATAAAGCCTTGCACAATTCTAGCATGCTGGGAAGCACATCATCTTCTTGTATTTTAAGCTGGAAGACTCTTCTAGAGTAAAAACTTTTGGAAATACCTTTTTAATTGAAGAAGTCAGATTTACTCTTTGATTCTTcaccctttttccttctccctgtaAAACCAGTAGGGCAAAGTTCACATATTTTTGGCAACTAAATTTAGCTGCAGTCACATATGAGCGAAACCAGAgagttttattaaaagcaaagtaGGATTGGCATGTAATGCCTTATTTCTTTGTCATAATCTTACGCATTTTCGTGTGGCTTCAGGAAGGAGTTTCTAAACAAAGGGTCAAGTTCAGGTTCTGGTGAAAGCAGGGTGTAAATCCACAGACATGACAACGGGGACAGAATTTGCACAAGTCCCTCTATCAACAGGAAGAAAACTCTTCGGCTCAAACGTGTTTAAAACTGAGATTTAATGGACCTGCTGCCAGGAACCCCCGAGGAAATGAGGAATTTTTGATCTGCTTGCAGAAACGTTTTTAGACCTATATGCTAAACGTCCGGATGACATTTATCATCCTAGATGAaatcctgaaacctttaaagtgaTTGGGTTTAGCGGGGTGCTTTCAAACTCTGCAGTTTTTTCTCATCATTCCCTTTGCTAGGGTTTATTGCACGACCGTGAAATGCCAAAGGGCCGGCTGGGCTGGATGTCTCCCAGAGCCGAGACGGCACTGCTCACCGAccagctcccccccccgcctcgGTGGCAGCGGGCTCGGGGGCCCGCAGGCTGACACCggcagccctgcctctgctctgcacGGTCACGGCAACGCTTTTATTCTCCGTGAAACTTTTCAGCGCCGCTTTAGCCGGCCTTGAGGGAGCGCGGGCGGGCGCGCCGCGGCGACCCCAGCAGCATTCCCCGCCGCCCCTTTTCGCCTCCCCGCCCGGCCGGGCTCCGCGCAGGCGGGGCGCGGGTGGCGGGGCGCGGGTGGCGGGGCGCGGGTGGCGGGGCGCGGGTGGCGGGGCGCGGGTGGCGGGGCGCGGGTGGCGGGGCGCGGGtggcggggcccggccccgctcggaGCGACACTTGTGGGGCggagcggccccggccccgaAGCGAGCGctcccggggcggcgggggcgggcggcgcggggcgcggacggggcggcggcggcagcgggggaAGGAGGCGGCTGGCGTCAGGGGCCGGGCAGCCACTGGCACGGGAGCTCCCCCCGCCTCGCCTCCCGCGGCGGGGATAAAGGCACCTGGCCCGGCGCTCCTCGCCGCCGgagcggggaggcggcggcggcggctgcggcggccgAGCGGGCGTGcgagggccgggccgggccgggccgggccgggacCCGCCGCGCAGCCCCCTCCATGCGGCTGGCCGGGAGCGCCGGCTCCCCCCGGGCGGCGCCCTCCCCCGGGAACGGCAGCCGGTGGCGGGCGGCGGAGCCCGACggcggcagcagccccagccccgagGCATGGTCGGGGTCGCCCAACGGCAGCCTGGGCGGCTGGGACCCCTTCGGGCGGGACGAGGAGCTGGCGAAGCTGGAAATCGCCGTGCTGGCCGTCACCTTCGCCGTGGCGGTGGTGGGCAACGGCAGCGTGCTGCTGGCCCTGCGGCGCACGCCGCGCAAGGCGTCCCGCATGCACCTCTTCATCCGGCACCTCAGCCTGGCCGACCTGGTGGTGGCCTTCTTCCAGGTGttgccccagctctgctgggaggtGACCCACCGCTTCCACGGCCCCGACGGGCTCTGCCGCGTCGTCAAGCACCTGCAGGTCTTCGGCATGTTCGCCTCGGCGTACATGCTGGTGGCCATGACCGCCGACCGCTACATCGCCGTCTGCCACCCGCTGAAGACGCTGCAGCAGCCCACCAAACGCTCCTACGGGATGATCGCGGCGGCCTGGGCGCTCagcctgctgctcagcaccccgCAGTACTTCATCTTCTCCCTCAGCGAGGTGGAGCGCGGCTCGCAGGTCTACGACTGCTGGGCGCACTTCATCATGCCCTG
The Falco peregrinus isolate bFalPer1 chromosome 6, bFalPer1.pri, whole genome shotgun sequence genome window above contains:
- the AVPR1A gene encoding vasopressin V1a receptor isoform X1 codes for the protein MRLAGSAGSPRAAPSPGNGSRWRAAEPDGGSSPSPEAWSGSPNGSLGGWDPFGRDEELAKLEIAVLAVTFAVAVVGNGSVLLALRRTPRKASRMHLFIRHLSLADLVVAFFQVLPQLCWEVTHRFHGPDGLCRVVKHLQVFGMFASAYMLVAMTADRYIAVCHPLKTLQQPTKRSYGMIAAAWALSLLLSTPQYFIFSLSEVERGSQVYDCWAHFIMPWGPRAYITWITGGIFVAPVFILVTCYGFICYHIWRNVRGKTRPGEAAAGGGRRAGGGGPRRGLLLAPCVSSVKTISRAKIRTVKMTFVIVSAYVVCWAPFFTIQMWSVWDQRFPWVDSENTATTVTALLASLNSCCNPWIYMFFSGHLLQDCIQSFPCCQKIKQTLSKDDSNSNSRRQTSFTNNRSPTHSLNTWRESPHSKSTSFIPIPT
- the AVPR1A gene encoding vasopressin V1a receptor isoform X2 — protein: MRLAGSAGSPRAAPSPGNGSRWRAAEPDGGSSPSPEAWSGSPNGSLGGWDPFGRDEELAKLEIAVLAVTFAVAVVGNGSVLLALRRTPRKASRMHLFIRHLSLADLVVAFFQVLPQLCWEVTHRFHGPDGLCRVVKHLQVFGMFASAYMLVAMTADRYIAVCHPLKTLQQPTKRSYGMIAAAWALSLLLSTPQYFIFSLSEVERGSQVYDCWAHFIMPWGPRAYITWITGGIFVAPVFILVTCYGFICYHIWRNVRGKTRPGEAAAGGGRRAGGGGPRRGLLLAPCVSSVKTISRAKIRTVKMTFVIVSAYVVCWAPFFTIQMWSVWDQRFPWPATPTTVTALLASLNSCCNPWIYMFFSGHLLQDCIQSFPCCQKIKQTLSKDDSNSNSRRQTSFTNNRSPTHSLNTWRESPHSKSTSFIPIPT